In Calypte anna isolate BGI_N300 chromosome 28, bCalAnn1_v1.p, whole genome shotgun sequence, a single window of DNA contains:
- the TMEM221 gene encoding transmembrane protein 221: MPSTYPQRALTVLLLFGTLAAAMALLASSLIFQLPSGRSGPGAGAGAVRGALPESVAAVLLPVSAVLASLCLVLNLSCLLLCLLHGYFSTELCRGQRGPERAAWFLLDSRRVRHAAIALFCCGVSVYLAALAISMLLLFELEGGIASACILSSGVLVLLITVTHALIRASQVSHHIPSEISHTLYENNSAQPPESSTSDLNNKNLTAAPASSAEFHREFSFPLFPGGKSPASSHLTSSASPGIPSEQESSNLSRTHRTLESGLLQAQGKPWNGIRQEMRNVLARKPGASGKDSTLV; the protein is encoded by the exons ATGCCCTCCACCTACCCGCAGCGGGCCCTGAcggtgctgctgctctttgggaCATTGGCAGCCGCCATGGCCCTGCTCGCTTCCAGCCTCATCTTCCAGCTGCCGTCGGGGCGCAGCGGtcccggtgccggtgccggtgccgtTCGAGGGGCTCTACCGGAGTCGGTGGCCGCCGTTCTGCTGCCGGTATCGGCGGTGCTGGCTTCGCTCTGCTTGGTTCTGAACCTaagctgcctcctcctctgcctcctccacgGCTACTTCAGCACCGAGCTCTGCCGGGGGCAGCGCGGCCCCGAGCG GGCAGCCTGGTTCCTCCTGGACAGCCGGAGGGTTCGTCACGCAGCCATCGCCTTGTTCTGCTGTGGGGTCTCTGTCTACCTGGCAG ctctggccatctccatgctgctgctctttgagCTGGAGGGAGGCATTGCCAGTGCCTGCATCCTCTCCTCTGGTGTCCTTGTCCTGCTCATCACGGTCACACACGCCCTGATCCGAGCTTCCCAAGTTTCCCACCACATTCCCTCTGAGATTTCCCACACCCTTTATGAGAACaactcagctcagcctcctgaATCCTCCACCAGTGACCTCAACAACAAGAACCTgactgctgctcctgcttcctcAGCAGAGTTCCACCGGGAattctccttccctcttttcccaggaGGGAAAtctccagccagcagccaccTCACCTCTTCAGCCAGCCCTGGAATTCCCTCCGAGCAGGAAAGCTCCAACCTGAGCAGGACACACAGGACACTGGAGtcagggctgctgcaggctcAGGGGAAGCCCTGGAATGGGATCAGGCAGGAAATGAGGAACGTGCTGGCCAGGAAACCCGGTGCCTCGGGCAAGGACTCGACTCTGGTGTGA